A genomic segment from uncultured Erythrobacter sp. encodes:
- a CDS encoding SgcJ/EcaC family oxidoreductase, with the protein MPFDPAQIVDAQILAYEAGDTDEFAALYAEDAVCVALPSGRVIAAGRAQIAEVWGAMFARSKREVTIAQRIIDGRYVIDAEQVRILATGQLVEAAAIYLVGDGLIERVWFLDQPTPSSAP; encoded by the coding sequence ATGCCATTTGATCCTGCACAAATCGTCGATGCCCAGATCCTCGCATACGAAGCGGGCGACACGGACGAGTTCGCCGCGCTCTATGCCGAGGACGCGGTCTGCGTGGCGCTGCCATCGGGCCGGGTGATCGCCGCCGGACGCGCGCAGATCGCCGAGGTGTGGGGCGCGATGTTCGCCCGATCCAAGCGAGAAGTGACGATTGCTCAACGGATCATCGACGGACGCTATGTCATCGATGCCGAACAGGTGCGCATCCTCGCCACCGGCCAGCTGGTGGAAGCCGCCGCCATCTATCTGGTGGGAGACGGCCTGATCGAGCGGGTGTGGTTCCTCGATCAGCCTACACCGAGCAGCGCCCCGTGA
- a CDS encoding TetR/AcrR family transcriptional regulator yields the protein MVKALRKPAQAAGDTAPVSDTRGDKTRRQIKAVIAKLASKRDLADISLSDICKGTKLTTGAVYFHFKGKDEAVEEMVIDEIETIYGALMKADHASFEAMARAIIAQCTAYEQAHGRRTRAIQLVINSRPRAYQAWLAARTPVIEQLTQLITRSRREAGLDADASPFLALFILNSIEDLSMDVFQWGNPTLKPYAEKPEDWIARQTALWSYAILAPMPAL from the coding sequence GTGGTCAAGGCTTTACGCAAGCCAGCGCAGGCAGCGGGCGATACCGCCCCGGTTTCCGACACGCGCGGGGACAAGACCCGGCGGCAGATCAAGGCCGTGATCGCCAAGCTCGCCAGCAAGCGCGATCTTGCCGATATCTCGCTGTCGGATATCTGCAAGGGCACCAAGCTCACCACCGGCGCGGTCTATTTCCACTTCAAGGGGAAAGATGAAGCTGTCGAGGAAATGGTCATCGACGAGATCGAGACTATCTACGGCGCATTGATGAAGGCCGACCACGCCAGCTTCGAAGCCATGGCGCGTGCGATCATCGCCCAGTGCACCGCCTACGAACAGGCGCATGGCCGCCGCACTAGGGCAATCCAGCTCGTCATCAACTCGCGCCCGCGCGCCTACCAGGCGTGGCTGGCAGCGCGGACCCCCGTGATCGAGCAGTTAACCCAGCTCATCACCCGCTCACGCCGCGAAGCCGGGCTCGACGCTGATGCCAGCCCGTTCCTCGCGCTGTTCATCCTCAATTCGATCGAGGATCTCAGCATGGACGTGTTCCAGTGGGGCAACCCGACGCTGAAGCCCTATGCCGAAAAGCCTGAGGACTGGATCGCCCGCCAGACCGCGCTGTGGTCCTACGCCATTCTCGCACCGATGCCGGCGCTTTAG
- a CDS encoding serine hydrolase domain-containing protein: protein MTAPRISRRKLLGGAGLALAALPFGTPLGRLLAAESKTGSAVGDFATTTLATRMTPGVSAAVATADARIVTAVAGLADPQVGLAMTNATRLMGGSTGKTFCAATLLSLAEDGILDLDAPIAPVFGDESWFARLPNAKALTLRMLLMHGAGFPQFLDIGAFMRSYMWDAVAGEDIAYSPRKMLSFILDAAPLNEPGAAHAYSDLHYHLAGITAEKVTGKPYYTLLQERVLAKLGDPHGDVLPANTRTIPGLAAGFARGDVIAAMAGMTGRVTDDAGVLRHDPSLEYTGGGLALTPRALARFYWKLARGEIISPASFAQMTASTLPVVKTAEVTSVYGLGVFVNERAGFGRYISHSGFFPGYTSNVGYFLDHGFAAAVQFNTDHGPDINQALRDLASSVIAGKA, encoded by the coding sequence ATGACGGCACCTCGGATTTCGCGGCGCAAGTTGCTTGGCGGGGCAGGTCTGGCACTGGCGGCACTGCCCTTCGGCACGCCGCTGGGCAGGCTGCTGGCGGCAGAGAGCAAAACGGGTTCGGCGGTGGGTGATTTCGCAACCACCACGCTTGCGACCCGCATGACGCCGGGTGTGTCCGCTGCCGTCGCAACCGCGGATGCGCGGATTGTCACAGCCGTCGCCGGGTTGGCCGATCCGCAGGTGGGATTGGCCATGACCAATGCCACCCGGCTGATGGGTGGCAGCACGGGCAAGACCTTCTGCGCCGCCACGCTGCTCAGTCTCGCCGAGGACGGCATCCTCGATCTCGATGCGCCCATCGCGCCGGTGTTCGGTGACGAAAGCTGGTTCGCGCGCCTGCCCAATGCCAAGGCGCTGACCCTTCGAATGCTGCTGATGCACGGTGCGGGCTTTCCGCAGTTCCTCGACATCGGCGCCTTCATGCGCAGTTATATGTGGGACGCGGTGGCGGGAGAGGACATCGCCTATTCGCCGCGCAAGATGCTGTCCTTCATCCTTGATGCTGCGCCCTTGAATGAGCCCGGCGCGGCCCATGCCTATTCCGATCTGCACTACCACCTCGCCGGGATCACGGCCGAGAAGGTGACGGGCAAGCCCTACTACACGCTGCTGCAAGAGCGGGTGCTGGCCAAGCTCGGCGATCCGCACGGCGATGTGCTGCCCGCCAACACCCGTACGATCCCAGGGCTTGCGGCAGGTTTCGCGCGCGGCGACGTGATTGCGGCGATGGCAGGCATGACTGGTCGCGTGACCGATGATGCTGGCGTGCTGCGCCACGATCCTTCGCTCGAATACACCGGTGGCGGCCTTGCCCTGACCCCGCGCGCGCTGGCGCGATTCTACTGGAAGCTGGCGCGCGGGGAGATCATTTCGCCCGCCAGCTTTGCCCAGATGACCGCATCAACCCTGCCGGTGGTCAAGACCGCCGAGGTAACATCGGTTTACGGGCTGGGCGTGTTTGTGAACGAGCGTGCAGGCTTTGGGCGCTATATCAGCCATTCCGGCTTCTTTCCCGGCTATACCTCGAACGTCGGCTATTTCCTCGATCATGGCTTTGCCGCGGCAGTGCAATTCAACACCGATCACGGCCCGGACATCAATCAGGCGCTGCGCGATCTGGCCAGCAGCGTGATCGCCGGAAAGGCCTAA
- a CDS encoding amidohydrolase family protein has protein sequence MFSSATVRHTVLRQQAKGEVAMLDVLIRGAAVVDGTGRPAFTADVGIKDGVIIEVGKVTTPAARVIEAYGALVTPGFIDIHTHYDGQVSWDAEMLPSANHGVTTAIMGNCGVGFAPARSRDRDTLIALMEGVEDIPGTALHEGITWEWETMGEYIDAIDQIPRTMDIGVQVPHNPLRLYVMGERAVRREAATPDDIAAMQALLTEGLEAGALGFTTADTVGHRDANGNPTYARQVAASELYALGEAMGRVGKGVIQIFNDFYRENAGDFPTIAELARRSRRPLSFTYEQDDAWPEGFHEYVTGEMDALNAAGVPIRAQVAPRAIGGIHSLQGTINPFMTRPSYMAIMHLPHAERVRIMRDPAFKSQLLTEADRPISDFVMSVSPRVEEWGADPIRMAQRTFCLDPVPDYEQTLEASLYGQSQATGRSVPDLLYDQLLTQDGTGQVFVPIMNWGGGNYDFVHDTLTNPWAILGLSDGGAHVGYICDGSFPTYLLSHWTRDRTRGPRIGIERAVQLQTSAPAEHIGLHDRGRIAPGYRADINVIDHAALAIGKPTLRNDLPAGGTRFVQSASGYLATLVAGEVVTANDMLTGVRPGRVVRGAQGRAA, from the coding sequence ATGTTTTCATCCGCGACTGTCCGGCATACAGTCCTTCGGCAACAGGCCAAGGGAGAGGTGGCAATGCTCGATGTCCTTATCAGGGGCGCGGCGGTGGTGGACGGGACGGGACGTCCGGCCTTCACGGCTGATGTTGGTATCAAAGACGGAGTGATCATCGAGGTCGGCAAGGTCACCACGCCCGCCGCGCGCGTGATCGAGGCTTACGGTGCTCTGGTCACCCCCGGCTTCATCGACATTCACACGCACTATGACGGGCAGGTCTCGTGGGATGCCGAGATGCTCCCTTCCGCCAACCACGGCGTCACCACCGCGATAATGGGAAATTGCGGGGTCGGCTTTGCCCCGGCGCGCAGCCGCGACCGCGACACGCTGATTGCGCTGATGGAGGGGGTGGAGGACATTCCCGGCACGGCGTTGCACGAAGGCATCACCTGGGAATGGGAGACGATGGGCGAGTATATCGACGCCATCGACCAAATCCCGCGCACGATGGATATCGGCGTTCAGGTGCCGCACAATCCGCTCAGGCTTTATGTGATGGGCGAGCGGGCTGTGCGGCGCGAAGCTGCCACGCCTGACGATATCGCCGCGATGCAGGCGCTGCTGACCGAAGGTCTGGAAGCCGGCGCGCTCGGCTTCACCACCGCCGATACCGTCGGCCACCGCGATGCGAACGGCAACCCCACCTATGCCCGGCAGGTCGCCGCGAGCGAGCTTTATGCGCTGGGCGAAGCGATGGGGCGCGTGGGCAAGGGCGTGATCCAGATCTTCAACGATTTCTACCGCGAGAACGCGGGCGACTTTCCTACCATCGCCGAATTGGCGCGCCGCAGTCGCCGTCCACTATCCTTCACGTATGAACAGGACGACGCCTGGCCGGAGGGTTTCCACGAATACGTGACCGGAGAAATGGACGCGCTCAACGCCGCCGGCGTCCCGATCCGCGCGCAGGTCGCGCCGCGCGCGATTGGCGGCATCCACAGCCTGCAAGGGACGATCAACCCCTTCATGACCCGCCCAAGCTACATGGCGATCATGCACCTGCCCCACGCTGAGCGGGTGCGGATCATGCGCGACCCGGCGTTCAAGTCGCAGCTGCTTACCGAGGCGGACCGGCCGATTTCGGACTTCGTCATGTCGGTCAGCCCGCGGGTCGAGGAATGGGGCGCTGATCCGATCCGCATGGCGCAGCGGACCTTCTGCCTCGATCCGGTGCCGGACTATGAACAAACGCTCGAAGCCTCACTCTACGGCCAGTCGCAGGCGACCGGGCGGAGCGTACCCGATCTGCTTTATGACCAGCTGCTCACGCAGGACGGCACCGGCCAAGTCTTCGTGCCGATCATGAACTGGGGCGGGGGGAATTATGATTTCGTCCACGACACGCTGACCAACCCTTGGGCCATTCTAGGGTTGAGCGACGGCGGCGCGCATGTCGGATATATTTGCGACGGCAGCTTCCCGACTTATCTGTTGAGCCACTGGACCCGCGATCGCACCCGTGGCCCGCGCATCGGGATCGAGCGGGCGGTGCAGTTGCAGACCTCCGCTCCTGCCGAACATATCGGCCTGCATGACCGGGGCCGGATCGCGCCGGGATATCGCGCGGACATCAATGTGATCGATCACGCCGCGCTGGCAATTGGCAAGCCGACGTTGCGCAATGATCTCCCCGCAGGCGGCACCCGTTTCGTGCAATCGGCCAGCGGCTACCTTGCGACATTGGTGGCTGGCGAAGTGGTTACCGCCAATGATATGCTGACAGGCGTGCGGCCCGGACGGGTGGTGCGCGGGGCGCAAGGGAGGGCAGCATGA
- a CDS encoding aminotransferase class V-fold PLP-dependent enzyme: MSSLIPPQRHLFDIPADRAWFNCAYMGPQLRGATAAGIAAAARKASPWSITPNDFFAETEKVRRLFGALIGADPECIAIMPSASYGLELAARTLPLSPGQKVLVLAEEFPSNYYPWADRAAQVGAAIETVPAPADGDWTAAVLARLQPDVAIAALPHCHWASGLALDLVRIGEACRANGTRLALDLTQSCGAMPFSVAEVQPDFMVAATYKWLLGPYSVALAYVAPEWHGARPIEHVWASRAGAEDFSGLVNYRDETQPGARRFDMGERSNFALLPVAIAALEQLLDWRVERIAASLGALNARIAKRLAAIGYALPPPEVRSPHILGVAVPPGKSDIVTRLAAQQIHISQRGAMLRISPHLHVSDHDIDRLCDALHAIGQGQ; the protein is encoded by the coding sequence ATGTCCAGCTTGATCCCGCCGCAGCGCCACCTGTTCGACATCCCTGCCGACCGGGCGTGGTTCAACTGCGCCTATATGGGCCCGCAGCTTCGTGGCGCGACCGCAGCCGGCATCGCAGCCGCCGCGCGCAAGGCCTCACCGTGGAGCATCACACCGAACGACTTCTTTGCCGAAACAGAAAAGGTGCGCCGCCTGTTCGGTGCTCTGATCGGGGCCGATCCCGAATGTATCGCGATCATGCCCTCGGCCAGCTACGGGCTGGAGCTCGCCGCCCGCACCTTGCCCCTTAGCCCCGGGCAAAAAGTGCTTGTGCTGGCCGAGGAATTCCCGAGCAACTACTACCCTTGGGCTGACCGTGCTGCGCAGGTTGGCGCGGCCATCGAGACCGTCCCGGCCCCGGCGGACGGTGACTGGACGGCAGCGGTGCTTGCGCGGCTTCAACCCGATGTGGCGATTGCCGCCCTGCCCCATTGCCACTGGGCGAGCGGACTGGCGCTCGATCTTGTCCGCATCGGCGAGGCGTGCCGCGCCAATGGCACCCGGCTTGCGCTCGATCTCACCCAGTCCTGCGGCGCAATGCCGTTTTCGGTGGCGGAGGTGCAGCCGGACTTTATGGTCGCCGCGACCTACAAATGGTTGCTGGGCCCCTATTCAGTGGCGCTGGCTTATGTGGCGCCTGAATGGCACGGCGCGCGGCCCATCGAGCATGTCTGGGCCTCCCGCGCTGGGGCTGAGGACTTCTCCGGCCTCGTCAATTACCGCGACGAAACGCAGCCCGGCGCGCGGCGGTTCGACATGGGCGAACGCTCCAATTTCGCGCTGCTGCCGGTTGCGATCGCGGCGCTGGAACAACTGCTCGACTGGCGGGTGGAGCGGATCGCGGCGAGCCTTGGCGCGCTCAATGCCCGTATTGCCAAGCGCCTCGCCGCTATCGGATATGCGCTGCCCCCGCCCGAGGTGCGCTCGCCGCACATCCTCGGCGTGGCGGTACCGCCGGGCAAGAGTGACATCGTCACGCGCCTCGCGGCGCAGCAGATCCACATCAGCCAGCGCGGGGCGATGCTGCGGATCTCGCCGCATCTGCATGTGTCCGACCACGATATCGACCGGCTTTGCGATGCGCTGCACGCCATCGGGCAAGGCCAATGA
- the solA gene encoding N-methyl-L-tryptophan oxidase, which yields MSTTADVIVIGLGAAGSAALYQLARAGISAIGIDRWDPPHAMGSSHGETRITRQAIGEGEVYVPLVLRSHEIWRELEQDTGERLLEACGVLIIGAEGGAAMHHSRSGFVLNTVAAAQAHGIVHEVLSVDEARLRFPQFALTGDELVYFEPGGGFVYPERCIAAQLMMARKLGARILTGTEVTAISETAGGVAVQAGGTTYHADRVILAAGAWTPCLGASPALAPLTLRRQVLHWFTPARPKDFAVGTFPAFIWLHGNRAEDSFYGFPIPDDLGHGLVKVADENQTRATADPDQLDREVRAEEAAAMHRDHLAGRIPGLTLPPVRSAACLYTCAPDADFVIGPLDESERITVVSACSGHGFKHSAAVGEHAVRLITQGPAAAIPAFDPRRLAGSQLA from the coding sequence ATGAGCACAACCGCCGACGTCATCGTCATAGGCCTCGGCGCAGCGGGCAGCGCGGCGCTGTATCAACTTGCCCGCGCCGGGATAAGCGCCATCGGTATCGACCGCTGGGACCCGCCCCACGCGATGGGATCGAGCCACGGCGAAACCCGCATCACCCGTCAAGCCATCGGCGAGGGCGAGGTTTATGTCCCGCTGGTCCTTCGCTCGCACGAAATCTGGCGCGAGCTGGAGCAGGACACTGGCGAGCGCCTGCTGGAAGCCTGCGGGGTGCTAATCATCGGAGCAGAGGGCGGCGCGGCGATGCACCATAGCCGCAGCGGTTTTGTGCTGAACACCGTCGCCGCTGCGCAGGCGCACGGGATCGTGCATGAGGTGCTGAGTGTCGACGAGGCGCGCCTCCGCTTCCCACAATTCGCCCTCACCGGCGATGAACTGGTCTACTTCGAACCCGGCGGCGGCTTCGTTTATCCCGAACGCTGCATCGCGGCGCAACTGATGATGGCCCGCAAGCTGGGTGCACGCATTCTCACCGGCACGGAGGTCACCGCTATCAGCGAAACGGCAGGCGGAGTAGCGGTGCAAGCTGGTGGCACCACCTATCATGCCGACCGTGTGATCCTTGCGGCAGGCGCGTGGACCCCCTGCCTCGGCGCCAGCCCCGCCCTCGCCCCGCTCACCCTGCGGCGGCAAGTGCTGCACTGGTTCACGCCCGCGCGCCCGAAAGACTTCGCCGTCGGCACCTTCCCTGCTTTCATCTGGCTGCACGGCAATCGCGCCGAAGACAGCTTCTACGGCTTCCCGATCCCGGACGATCTAGGGCACGGGCTCGTCAAGGTCGCCGACGAGAACCAGACCCGCGCCACCGCCGATCCCGATCAGCTGGACCGCGAGGTGCGCGCTGAGGAAGCCGCCGCGATGCACCGCGATCACCTCGCCGGAAGGATCCCCGGCCTCACCCTGCCGCCGGTGCGCTCGGCCGCCTGTCTCTACACTTGCGCGCCGGATGCTGACTTCGTAATCGGGCCGCTTGATGAAAGCGAGCGCATCACGGTGGTTTCGGCCTGTTCAGGCCATGGCTTCAAGCATTCCGCAGCCGTGGGCGAACACGCCGTGCGGTTGATCACGCAAGGCCCAGCCGCGGCCATCCCCGCCTTCGATCCGCGCCGCCTAGCCGGAAGCCAGCTCGCATGA
- a CDS encoding transketolase, producing the protein MNAPAPLIAAENPARAEQVALLTQIEQRLRWLSSWTVHNANNLREKRDGLKVGGHQASCASITAVMTALYFHALRPQDKVAVKPHAGPVLHAIHYLLDEQAREKLERFRGLGGVQSYPSRTKDTIPVDFSTGSVGLGVAVTAFSSLVQDYLVAHGKLAEADTGRMIALMGDAELDEGNIYECLIEGYKHDLRNCWWIVDYNRQSLDATTADRMFRRFDDIFETCGWRVVTLKHGRLQREAFKRPGGQALEDWIENCPNADFAVLTYLGGAAWRERLTRDLGDANGVAELLAAHDDAQLARLMTNLGGHCIETLIDAFDNVTDDRPTLFIAYTVKGYGLPLAGHKDNHSGMMNTAQIEGLRAELGIEPGQEWDKWAGLGDNLAARLEALVKDSPIARKVAEHRAPAVPVPPRLPVPEGAVQSTQAAFGRVLFDLAKSDEALADRLVTTAPDVTQTTNLGAFVNQRGLFRRQELADVFQKARIPSAQKWTATTAGQHIELGIAENNFFLLLASLGLSAPHFGTRLLPVGTVYDPFIARGLDALNYGCYQDARFLLIGTPSGITLAGEGGAHQSINTPLIGMGQPGLESFEPAFADEVALLMRWAFAHMQADDGSSVYLRLTTRQIEQQPRGSDAWEADALAGAYWMREPAPGSTAAIAYCGAVAPEALSAWEALQDDLPGLGLLAVTSPDRLHRDWSAARAARWNGSARTPSHIETLLSQLGPGAGLVTVLDGSPAALSWLGGVSGHKVSPLGTDRFGQTGDLPDLYRTYRLDAEAIIDAMAELFLH; encoded by the coding sequence ATGAACGCCCCCGCCCCCCTGATCGCCGCCGAGAACCCCGCACGCGCCGAACAGGTCGCGCTGCTGACCCAGATCGAACAGCGGCTGCGCTGGCTGTCATCATGGACGGTGCACAACGCGAACAACCTGCGCGAGAAGCGCGATGGGCTGAAGGTCGGCGGGCATCAGGCGAGCTGCGCCTCGATCACGGCTGTGATGACCGCGCTCTATTTCCACGCGCTGCGCCCGCAGGACAAGGTGGCGGTGAAGCCTCACGCGGGGCCGGTGCTGCACGCGATCCACTACCTGCTGGACGAACAGGCCCGCGAGAAGCTGGAGCGATTCCGCGGTCTCGGCGGTGTGCAGTCCTATCCCAGCCGCACCAAGGACACGATTCCGGTCGACTTCTCCACCGGCTCGGTGGGCCTCGGCGTGGCGGTCACCGCGTTTAGCAGTCTGGTGCAGGATTATCTCGTCGCGCACGGCAAGCTGGCCGAGGCCGACACGGGCCGGATGATCGCGCTGATGGGCGATGCCGAGCTGGACGAAGGCAACATCTACGAATGCCTGATCGAAGGCTACAAGCACGACCTCAGGAACTGCTGGTGGATCGTCGACTACAACCGCCAGTCACTGGACGCGACCACCGCCGACCGGATGTTCCGCCGGTTCGACGACATCTTCGAAACCTGCGGCTGGCGGGTGGTGACGCTGAAGCACGGACGGTTGCAGCGCGAGGCGTTCAAGCGCCCCGGCGGGCAGGCGCTGGAAGACTGGATCGAGAACTGCCCTAACGCCGATTTCGCGGTTCTGACCTATCTCGGCGGCGCGGCGTGGCGCGAGCGGCTGACGCGCGATCTGGGCGATGCCAATGGCGTTGCCGAACTGCTGGCTGCGCATGATGATGCGCAGCTCGCCCGGTTGATGACCAACCTTGGCGGGCATTGCATCGAGACGCTGATCGACGCGTTCGACAATGTGACCGACGACCGCCCGACGCTATTCATCGCTTACACCGTCAAGGGTTATGGCCTGCCGCTCGCGGGCCACAAGGACAACCACTCGGGCATGATGAACACGGCGCAGATCGAAGGTCTGCGCGCCGAACTCGGGATCGAACCGGGCCAGGAGTGGGACAAGTGGGCGGGTCTCGGCGACAATCTCGCCGCACGGCTCGAAGCGCTGGTGAAAGATAGCCCGATTGCGCGCAAGGTGGCGGAACATCGCGCGCCCGCCGTGCCCGTGCCCCCGCGCCTGCCGGTGCCTGAGGGCGCCGTGCAATCGACCCAGGCCGCCTTCGGGCGGGTGCTGTTCGATCTCGCCAAGTCGGACGAGGCGCTGGCCGACCGGCTGGTGACAACCGCGCCCGATGTGACACAGACCACCAACCTCGGGGCCTTCGTCAACCAGCGCGGGCTGTTCCGGCGGCAGGAACTGGCCGACGTGTTCCAGAAGGCGCGCATCCCTTCGGCGCAGAAATGGACGGCGACGACCGCAGGCCAGCATATCGAGCTGGGCATTGCCGAGAACAATTTCTTCCTGCTGCTCGCCTCGCTTGGCCTCTCCGCACCGCATTTCGGCACGCGGCTGCTGCCGGTGGGGACGGTCTATGATCCCTTCATCGCGCGCGGCCTCGATGCGCTCAACTACGGCTGCTATCAGGACGCGCGGTTTCTGCTGATCGGCACGCCTTCGGGCATCACGCTGGCGGGCGAAGGCGGCGCGCATCAGTCGATCAACACGCCGCTGATCGGGATGGGACAGCCGGGCCTCGAAAGTTTCGAACCCGCCTTTGCCGATGAGGTCGCCTTGCTGATGCGCTGGGCGTTTGCCCATATGCAGGCAGACGACGGCAGTTCGGTCTATCTGCGCCTCACCACCCGCCAGATCGAACAACAGCCGCGCGGCAGCGACGCGTGGGAAGCGGATGCGCTTGCCGGGGCGTACTGGATGCGCGAACCTGCACCGGGGTCAACGGCCGCCATCGCCTATTGCGGCGCGGTTGCGCCCGAGGCGCTTAGCGCGTGGGAGGCGTTGCAGGACGATCTCCCCGGCCTTGGTCTGCTCGCAGTGACCTCGCCCGACCGCTTGCACCGCGATTGGTCGGCTGCGCGGGCCGCACGCTGGAACGGGAGTGCACGCACGCCGAGCCACATCGAGACGCTGCTCAGCCAGCTTGGCCCCGGCGCAGGCCTCGTCACCGTGCTCGACGGCTCGCCCGCCGCGCTGTCGTGGCTTGGCGGCGTATCCGGCCACAAGGTCAGCCCATTGGGCACCGACCGCTTCGGCCAGACCGGCGATCTGCCCGATCTCTACCGCACCTATCGCCTTGATGCCGAAGCCATCATCGATGCCATGGCCGAACTGTTCCTGCATTGA
- a CDS encoding Lrp/AsnC family transcriptional regulator: protein MSAERPSAPLDAYEKRILRLLQEDASLSNAEIAEKVGLSASPCWRRIDRLEREGFIKSRVALLDRRKVGLNAQIFAQVKLNAHGRANLDEFAAAIRDLPEVLECYVMMGSVDFLLRIVAPDIEAYEKLFFNRLSQLPGVQEVNSTVALSEIKSTTALPLD from the coding sequence TTGAGCGCAGAGCGTCCCTCCGCGCCGCTCGACGCCTATGAAAAGCGCATCTTGCGGCTGTTGCAGGAAGACGCCTCGCTCTCGAATGCCGAGATCGCCGAGAAAGTAGGCCTGTCGGCCTCACCCTGCTGGCGGCGGATCGACCGGCTGGAGCGCGAAGGCTTTATCAAGAGTCGGGTGGCGCTGCTGGATCGCCGCAAGGTTGGGCTGAACGCGCAGATCTTCGCGCAGGTCAAACTGAACGCCCACGGCCGCGCCAATCTTGACGAATTCGCCGCCGCGATCCGCGATCTGCCTGAAGTGCTCGAATGCTACGTGATGATGGGTTCGGTCGACTTCCTGCTGCGCATCGTCGCGCCCGATATCGAGGCTTATGAAAAGCTGTTCTTCAACCGCCTGTCGCAATTGCCGGGCGTGCAGGAAGTGAACTCGACCGTGGCGCTGTCAGAGATCAAGTCAACCACGGCGCTGCCCCTGGACTAG
- a CDS encoding Glu/Leu/Phe/Val dehydrogenase dimerization domain-containing protein yields MHHLHQSPGTPPEAVHVMRDPATGLEGVIVLHSTRLGAAAGGCRLWSYPDAAAAATDALRLAEGMAYKNALADLPLGGGKAVIRLPQGNFDRAALFRAFGREVERLEGRYLTAEDVGTGVADMEWVRTETAHVAGLPAAQGAVGGDPSPWTALGVLSAMEEAVRRHHGSGLAGATVAVQGLGHVGTHLCELLASAGARLVVADVDPGRAAACSDRFEAQLVAPDAILDVPCDVFAPCALGGVLDERGVVRLKAEIVCGAANNVLASDADGLRLATRGVLYCPDYVVNSGGIINVCAEHLGWSTAEVERRVGQTGQRLRAVLDHAEQRSLAPHRAANALAQARIAAGYTASAQAA; encoded by the coding sequence ATGCACCATCTTCACCAAAGCCCCGGCACCCCGCCCGAAGCGGTCCATGTCATGCGTGACCCCGCCACCGGGCTTGAAGGCGTGATCGTGCTCCATTCCACACGCTTGGGCGCCGCGGCCGGGGGCTGCCGCTTATGGAGCTATCCCGATGCCGCTGCGGCTGCGACCGATGCGCTGCGGCTGGCTGAGGGCATGGCCTACAAAAACGCGCTTGCCGATCTGCCGCTGGGCGGCGGCAAGGCGGTGATCCGCTTGCCCCAAGGCAACTTTGATCGCGCCGCGCTATTCCGGGCCTTCGGGCGCGAGGTCGAGCGGCTTGAAGGTCGCTACCTCACCGCTGAGGATGTCGGCACCGGGGTGGCGGACATGGAATGGGTGCGCACCGAAACCGCCCATGTCGCGGGCCTCCCCGCAGCGCAAGGTGCGGTCGGCGGCGATCCCTCGCCCTGGACGGCGCTTGGCGTGCTCAGCGCGATGGAGGAAGCGGTGCGGCGGCACCATGGCAGCGGCCTCGCTGGCGCGACTGTCGCCGTACAAGGCCTCGGCCATGTCGGCACTCACTTGTGCGAGCTGCTGGCAAGCGCTGGCGCGCGGCTGGTGGTGGCCGACGTCGACCCAGGACGCGCCGCAGCCTGCTCCGACCGGTTCGAGGCACAATTGGTCGCCCCCGATGCAATCCTCGATGTGCCCTGCGATGTGTTTGCCCCCTGCGCGCTGGGAGGCGTCCTGGACGAACGCGGGGTGGTCCGGCTCAAGGCCGAGATCGTCTGCGGCGCGGCCAATAATGTGCTCGCCAGCGATGCCGATGGACTGCGGCTGGCGACACGCGGCGTGCTCTATTGCCCCGATTATGTCGTAAACAGCGGCGGCATCATCAACGTCTGCGCCGAACATCTGGGCTGGAGCACCGCCGAGGTCGAGCGCCGGGTGGGGCAGACCGGACAGCGGCTGCGCGCGGTGCTCGATCATGCCGAGCAGCGTAGCTTGGCCCCGCACCGCGCGGCCAATGCGCTCGCTCAGGCGCGGATTGCGGCGGGCTACACCGCGAGCGCGCAGGCTGCCTGA